From Rhodococcus antarcticus, the proteins below share one genomic window:
- a CDS encoding sensor histidine kinase, translating to MAPPEPSRDVAPAAVPDPLPRPFWVRNPWVWRVVALGFLSFLVVAAVEEVRSGDPLALKVLVLSLMTAYGAVYLAVLPSEVASYRDARTVAVLGTLGVVLVALLGPDSIGLLMYALVSAATTLPPARAIPVVWVTCAGMLLYTGLVGDGPHWAEVSVYGGTALMLVILMSLRTAVFALREANDEVARLAVADERARLARDLHDVLGHSLTTITVKAALARRLMEAGETARATAEITDVEVLTRQTLADVRSTVSAQRRASLPAELAGSRAVLTAAGIEAVLPQATDEVAEPYREAFAHVLREAVTNVVRHSGARRCEVRLGPSWVEVRDDGSGAVVGSAPGTGIAGLRERLGPLGATVHAGPAPGGGFLLRVSADEPATAVPA from the coding sequence GTGGCCCCGCCCGAGCCCTCCCGTGACGTGGCCCCCGCCGCCGTCCCCGACCCGTTGCCCCGTCCGTTCTGGGTGCGCAACCCGTGGGTGTGGCGGGTGGTGGCCCTGGGTTTCCTGAGCTTCCTGGTGGTGGCCGCGGTCGAGGAGGTCCGCTCCGGCGACCCGCTCGCGCTCAAGGTCCTGGTGCTCAGCCTGATGACGGCCTACGGCGCGGTCTACCTCGCCGTCCTGCCCAGCGAGGTGGCGAGCTACCGGGACGCGCGGACCGTCGCGGTGCTCGGGACGCTGGGTGTCGTCCTGGTGGCCCTGCTCGGACCGGACAGCATCGGGCTGTTGATGTACGCCCTCGTCAGCGCGGCGACGACGCTGCCGCCCGCGCGGGCGATCCCCGTGGTGTGGGTCACCTGCGCGGGGATGCTGCTCTACACCGGACTGGTGGGGGACGGCCCGCACTGGGCCGAGGTCAGCGTCTACGGCGGCACCGCGCTCATGCTCGTGATCCTGATGAGCCTGCGGACGGCGGTGTTCGCGCTGCGCGAGGCCAACGACGAGGTGGCCCGGCTCGCCGTCGCCGACGAGCGTGCCCGCCTGGCCCGGGACCTGCACGACGTGCTCGGCCACAGCCTCACCACCATCACCGTCAAGGCCGCGCTGGCCCGGCGGCTGATGGAGGCGGGGGAGACCGCGCGCGCCACGGCCGAGATCACCGACGTGGAGGTGCTCACCCGCCAGACCTTGGCCGACGTGCGCTCCACCGTCTCCGCGCAGCGCCGGGCCTCGCTGCCCGCCGAGCTCGCCGGCAGCCGCGCCGTGCTCACCGCCGCCGGTATCGAGGCCGTGCTGCCGCAGGCCACCGACGAGGTCGCCGAGCCCTACCGGGAGGCCTTCGCCCACGTGCTCCGGGAGGCGGTGACGAACGTGGTGCGCCACAGCGGGGCCCGCCGGTGCGAGGTCCGGCTCGGCCCCAGCTGGGTGGAGGTGCGCGACGACGGCAGCGGCGCGGTGGTGGGCAGCGCACCGGGCACCGGGATCGCCGGGCTGCGCGAGCGGCTGGGGCCTCTGGGCGCGACGGTGCACGCGGGGCCCGCCCCGGGCGGTGGCTTCCTGCTCCGGGTGAGCGCCGACGAGCCCGCCACGGCGGTGCCGGCGTGA
- a CDS encoding ABC transporter permease — protein MTTTPATPIARSVPSMGGFNLTFLGLEVRRMMRNRRTLVFALVMPSVFFLLFGTSDGYNGTSVGRGNVTAYVMISLAVYGAMLSTTSGGAMVSVERAQGWSRQLRLTPLRPAAYIAVKLLVAMVIGLASVVVVFVVGAAVGASMQGWVWVTTALVAWIGSVVFAAFGLFMGYLMPSENVMQILGPGLALLALAGGLFTGPVTSGWFATFSQLMPTYGLSQLAHAALTGDGFTVASVLNVLVWATVFTGGAVLLFRRDTRRV, from the coding sequence ATGACCACGACGCCCGCCACCCCGATCGCCCGCTCCGTCCCGTCGATGGGCGGGTTCAACCTGACCTTCCTGGGCCTGGAGGTGCGCCGGATGATGCGCAACCGCCGGACCCTGGTGTTCGCCCTCGTCATGCCGTCGGTGTTCTTCCTGCTCTTCGGCACCAGCGACGGCTACAACGGCACGTCGGTGGGCCGCGGCAACGTGACGGCCTACGTCATGATCAGCCTCGCCGTGTACGGCGCGATGCTCTCCACCACCAGCGGCGGCGCCATGGTGTCCGTCGAGCGGGCCCAGGGCTGGAGCCGCCAGCTCCGGCTCACCCCGCTGCGTCCGGCGGCCTACATCGCGGTGAAGCTGCTGGTGGCCATGGTCATCGGGCTCGCGTCGGTGGTCGTGGTCTTCGTGGTCGGTGCGGCGGTCGGGGCGTCGATGCAGGGCTGGGTCTGGGTGACCACGGCCCTGGTGGCCTGGATCGGGTCCGTGGTGTTCGCCGCGTTCGGGCTCTTCATGGGCTACCTGATGCCCTCGGAGAACGTCATGCAGATCCTCGGGCCCGGTCTGGCCCTGCTCGCGCTGGCCGGCGGGTTGTTCACCGGCCCGGTCACCAGCGGCTGGTTCGCCACCTTCTCCCAGCTCATGCCCACCTACGGTCTGTCCCAGCTCGCGCACGCCGCGCTGACCGGCGACGGGTTCACCGTCGCCTCGGTGCTCAACGTGCTCGTCTGGGCCACGGTCTTCACCGGTGGTGCCGTGCTGCTGTTCCGTCGCGACACCCGTCGGGTCTGA
- a CDS encoding ABC transporter ATP-binding protein — protein MTTTSAPALALRDVRKAYGSVQAVDGITLTVEPGEVVAFLGPNGAGKTTTIDMMLGLAQPDSGSLTVFGGTPQLAVAQGRISAVMQSGGLLRDLTVAETLRLTKSLFSHTRPVAEVLERAGLTDKADRRVVKCSGGEQQRLRFAMALLSDPDLLVLDEPTTGMDVGGRRDFWAAIRDDASRGRTVLFATHYLEEADAYADRIVLVANGRVVADGTAAEVRNLAAGRVVAATLPGASEHELRALPGVDSVEIRGERVLLHTGDSDVVARHLLTATAATDLEITSRNLEDAFLALTGTAGSTTPANTLQEA, from the coding sequence ATGACCACGACGAGCGCGCCCGCGCTGGCGCTGAGGGACGTGCGCAAGGCCTACGGGTCCGTGCAGGCGGTCGACGGGATCACGCTCACCGTCGAGCCGGGCGAGGTGGTGGCCTTCCTGGGTCCCAACGGCGCGGGCAAGACCACGACCATCGACATGATGCTCGGCCTCGCCCAGCCCGACAGCGGGTCGCTGACCGTGTTCGGGGGTACCCCACAGCTGGCGGTGGCCCAGGGCCGGATCTCGGCGGTGATGCAGAGCGGGGGGCTGTTGCGCGACCTCACCGTCGCCGAGACCCTCCGGCTCACGAAGAGCCTGTTCAGCCACACCCGGCCGGTGGCCGAGGTGCTGGAGCGGGCCGGGCTCACCGACAAGGCCGACCGCCGGGTGGTCAAGTGCTCCGGCGGCGAGCAGCAGCGGCTGCGCTTCGCCATGGCCCTGCTCAGCGACCCGGACCTGCTGGTGCTCGACGAGCCCACCACGGGAATGGACGTGGGCGGTCGGCGGGACTTCTGGGCCGCCATCCGGGACGACGCGTCGAGGGGTCGCACCGTCCTGTTCGCGACCCACTACCTCGAGGAGGCCGACGCCTACGCCGACCGGATCGTCCTGGTCGCGAACGGGCGGGTGGTCGCTGACGGCACCGCTGCGGAGGTCCGGAACCTCGCGGCCGGGCGGGTCGTGGCCGCGACCCTGCCGGGGGCCTCTGAGCACGAGCTGCGCGCGCTGCCCGGCGTCGACTCCGTGGAGATCCGCGGGGAGCGCGTGCTGCTGCACACCGGCGACTCCGACGTGGTGGCCCGGCACCTGCTCACGGCCACCGCAGCCACCGACCTGGAGATCACCTCGCGCAACCTCGAGGACGCGTTCCTCGCCCTCACCGGCACGGCCGGGTCGACCACCCCCGCGAACACCCTGCAGGAGGCCTGA
- a CDS encoding glycine--tRNA ligase: MVASTPIDAVVSLSKRRGFVYPCGEIYGGTRSAWDYGPLGVELKDNIKRQWWRSMVTGREDVVGLDSSVILPKQVWEASGHVATFSDPLVECLSCHKRYREDHLLEEFEEKKGRVPENGLGDIVCTNCGTRGEWTEPKAFSGLLKTFLGPVEDASGLHYLRPETAQGIFVNYANVVTSSRRKPPFGIAQIGKSFRNEITPGNFIFRTREFEQMEMEFFVEPSSAPEWHEYWLERRMAWYTDLGISADNLRFFEHPAEKLSHYSARTADIEYRFRFGGSEWGELEGVANRTDYDLRTHSEASGTTLDFYDQANETRYTPYVIEPAAGVGRAMMAFLLDAYSEDEAPNTKGGMDKRVVLKLDRRLAPVKAAVLPLSRNADLTPRAKELAATLRQHWNVDFDDAGAIGKRYRRQDEIGTPFCLTIDFDTLEDHAVTVRERDSMAQERVALDQVEGYLAARLIGC; the protein is encoded by the coding sequence ATGGTTGCCTCCACCCCGATCGACGCCGTCGTCAGCCTCAGCAAGCGCCGGGGCTTCGTCTACCCCTGCGGCGAGATCTACGGCGGCACCCGGTCGGCGTGGGACTACGGCCCGCTCGGCGTGGAGCTCAAGGACAACATCAAGCGGCAGTGGTGGCGCTCGATGGTCACCGGCCGCGAGGACGTGGTGGGGCTGGACTCCTCGGTGATCCTGCCCAAGCAGGTGTGGGAGGCCTCCGGCCACGTCGCCACGTTCAGCGACCCGCTGGTGGAGTGCCTGAGCTGCCACAAGCGCTACCGCGAGGACCACCTGCTCGAGGAGTTCGAGGAGAAGAAGGGCCGGGTGCCCGAGAACGGCCTCGGCGACATCGTCTGCACGAACTGCGGCACCCGGGGGGAGTGGACCGAGCCCAAGGCGTTCTCCGGCCTGCTCAAGACCTTCCTGGGCCCGGTGGAGGACGCGAGCGGGTTGCACTACCTGCGCCCGGAGACCGCGCAGGGCATCTTCGTCAACTACGCCAACGTGGTGACGTCCTCGCGCCGCAAGCCGCCCTTCGGCATCGCCCAGATCGGCAAGAGCTTCCGCAACGAGATCACCCCCGGAAACTTCATCTTCCGCACCCGCGAGTTCGAGCAGATGGAGATGGAGTTCTTCGTCGAGCCGTCCTCCGCGCCCGAGTGGCACGAGTACTGGCTCGAGCGCCGGATGGCCTGGTACACCGACCTCGGCATCTCCGCCGACAACCTGCGCTTCTTCGAGCACCCGGCGGAGAAGCTGAGCCACTACTCCGCGCGCACGGCCGACATCGAGTACCGCTTCCGCTTCGGTGGCAGCGAGTGGGGCGAGCTGGAGGGCGTCGCCAACCGGACCGACTACGACCTGCGCACGCACTCGGAGGCCTCCGGCACCACCCTCGACTTCTACGACCAGGCGAACGAGACCCGCTACACGCCCTACGTCATCGAGCCGGCGGCCGGCGTGGGGCGCGCGATGATGGCGTTCCTGCTCGACGCCTACTCCGAGGACGAGGCGCCGAACACCAAGGGGGGCATGGACAAGCGCGTGGTGCTCAAGCTCGACCGGCGCCTCGCGCCGGTGAAGGCCGCCGTGCTGCCGCTGAGCCGCAACGCCGACCTGACGCCGCGGGCCAAGGAGCTCGCCGCCACCCTGCGCCAGCACTGGAACGTCGACTTCGACGACGCGGGTGCGATCGGCAAGCGCTACCGCCGCCAGGACGAGATCGGCACCCCGTTCTGCCTCACGATCGACTTCGACACCCTCGAGGACCACGCCGTCACCGTGCGTGAGCGCGACAGCATGGCCCAGGAGCGCGTCGCGCTGGACCAGGTCGAGGGGTACCTCGCCGCGCGGCTCATCGGCTGCTGA
- a CDS encoding antibiotic biosynthesis monooxygenase, producing MLLVCLFDVPGAELVAFTARARTAVSLLAQQPGCRAVCAGPAVDEPSTWVLTARFDSVPAYRRSLSPFAVREHVAPLLAQCRGGVPTTFELLLDGVDGAVVESVSLHGTDSGPRPWAADPPSDDR from the coding sequence GTGCTGCTGGTGTGCCTGTTCGACGTGCCCGGGGCGGAGCTCGTCGCCTTCACCGCCCGCGCCCGCACGGCCGTGTCGCTGCTCGCGCAGCAGCCGGGCTGCCGGGCTGTCTGCGCCGGTCCCGCCGTCGACGAGCCGTCGACGTGGGTGCTCACCGCCCGCTTCGACTCGGTGCCGGCCTACCGGCGGTCGCTGTCCCCGTTCGCTGTCCGCGAGCACGTGGCTCCCCTGCTCGCGCAGTGCCGGGGCGGGGTGCCCACCACCTTCGAGCTGCTGCTGGACGGCGTCGACGGGGCGGTCGTGGAGTCGGTGAGCCTGCACGGGACGGACTCGGGGCCCCGACCCTGGGCGGCGGATCCGCCGAGCGACGACCGATAG
- a CDS encoding ArsR/SmtB family transcription factor — MSTPTATTRADLATDEVDAVHAPDRAPAPESTPPPKQTLVAAGDLLRALAAPVRIAIVLQLRESERCVHELVDALGVTQPLISQHLRVLKSAGVVQGERHGREVVYRLVDSHLSHIVVDAVTHAAEG, encoded by the coding sequence GTGAGCACACCGACAGCGACGACCAGGGCGGACCTCGCCACCGACGAGGTCGACGCCGTCCACGCGCCCGACCGCGCCCCCGCGCCGGAGAGCACGCCACCCCCCAAGCAGACCCTGGTAGCCGCGGGTGACCTGCTCCGCGCGCTCGCCGCCCCGGTCCGCATCGCCATCGTGCTGCAGCTGCGGGAGTCCGAGCGCTGCGTCCACGAGCTCGTCGACGCGCTCGGGGTGACCCAGCCGCTCATCAGCCAGCACCTGCGCGTGCTGAAGTCGGCCGGGGTGGTGCAGGGCGAGCGGCACGGGCGCGAGGTGGTCTACCGCCTGGTGGACTCCCACCTCAGCCACATCGTCGTCGACGCCGTGACCCACGCGGCCGAGGGCTGA
- a CDS encoding Fur family transcriptional regulator, which translates to MVGTPSPVVRSTRQRSAVSSLLDATEEFRSAQDLHEELRRRGEGIGLTTVYRTLQTLADAGSVDVLRTDSGEAVYRRCSAGHHHHLVCRDCGRTVEVEGPAVERWAQAVAAEHGFVDVSHTVEVFGRCAECARR; encoded by the coding sequence GTGGTCGGCACCCCGAGCCCGGTCGTCCGCTCCACCCGGCAGCGCAGCGCCGTCTCCAGCCTGCTCGACGCCACCGAGGAGTTCCGCTCGGCGCAGGACCTGCACGAGGAGCTGCGGCGCCGCGGCGAGGGCATCGGCCTCACCACCGTGTACCGGACCCTGCAGACCCTCGCCGACGCCGGCAGCGTGGACGTGCTGCGCACCGACTCCGGCGAGGCCGTCTACCGCCGCTGCTCCGCCGGGCACCACCACCACCTGGTCTGCCGGGACTGCGGGCGCACCGTCGAGGTGGAGGGTCCGGCGGTGGAGCGCTGGGCGCAGGCCGTGGCCGCCGAGCACGGGTTCGTCGACGTCAGCCACACCGTCGAGGTCTTCGGCCGCTGCGCGGAGTGCGCCCGACGCTAG